The sequence TCAATACTGATGCACTGCCCTTTTGCTCCGGTGATCTTACTTACTGCGGCATCTGAAAAACTCAGTGCAGCAACCGTCACACCTGCCTCTACAACTCCACTCCCAAGCACTTTACCCGGCACAATCAGAGTTTCTCCTTCCTGTGCATACCGGTTAATTTTGCTGACATTTACTTCCGCGTAGTTTTTCCGCGATTTTTCGAGTCTGGATGCGATATCACCCCAGATCTCTACTTCGTTCTCACGCGACGTCTGCTTCAGGAGTCTGATGAGTTCGGCAAGGCGCGGATTGGACTTATCATTCCTTCTGGTCATGCTCCGTTACCCTCTAATTTCACTCAAAGCATCGTGTAATTCATCTGACTGATTTTTCAGAAACAGCAGTCCCTGCTTGATAATTCCGACTGTAGGTAATGCTCCGGCACTCTCTACGGTGAAGAGAAATCTCCGATCATCCATTCCAATATGAATGGCCGGTTCATCTCCTATCCCGCTGTTCAGACATGCCTGCTCACAGAGCCGGCACAAAGAACAAGACTCAAGAGCACCATCCTTTACCCCGATAGCAGAACCCTTTACCTGTAGAATTTCCTTCGGACAGACCTCAACACACAGCCCACATCCATCACACCGCTCATCAGGGGTGATAATTGGATAGTTCTTGTATCCGCATACCGTCGTAGGGGACCATTTAGCATGTTCCATTCCACGCTCCATGTATGCCTGTGCCTCGATCACAACCTTCTGGTTCTTCTCAAGTTTTACGATAGGAATATTGTCTACTGCCGGTCGCACTACTGAATCCTGTGATATCAGGTCACCAGACATCACAACACCCGGACCCTCAACGCTCATGGTAAGAGTAACGGTGCATCGTGGACAACCAGCTCCATTACAGGAACACTGGCTGCGTGGAACATAACTATCAGGATCAGTAACCAGAGGGATTAAACCCAGCCGGTGAGCCAGAATTTCGTCGAAGAGTGCACTGGTATTGTCATAAATTTTGACATCTTCAATTGCAAATGCCATAACTTCACTGACCATGGATCTGCGGAGCGCATTGGCAAATGCGATAGAGATATCACTGAGCACAAACGACGCAGCGTTCTCTTCAAGACTGCTGAATTCGATCTTCATCAGACTCTACGACCCCTTCTCCCGCCTTTTGGCCTGATTGAGTCGTGTGGTACCGGAGTCACATCCTCGATGAGTCCGATACGCATCCCTGCACGGGCAAGTGCCCGAATTGCAGCCTGAGCCCCCGGCCCTGGAGAACGCTGTTTTCCGCGTCCTGGAGCACGGACCTTTACATGAAGGCCTACAATTCCTTTTTCTCTTGCTGCCTGTGCCACGTTTCCAGCCATCTGCATTGCTGCATACGGAGAACTCTCGTTACGGTCTTGCTTTACGACCATACCTCCAGAGCTTTTCGTAATCGTTTCAGCACCGGTCAGATCCGTTACAGTGATAATGGTGTTGTTAAATGACGCGTAGATATGAGCAACGCCCCATTTTTCCTTCCCTTCACTCATGATTATCTCCCAACCTTTGCAATCCGCTGGCGTTCTGAGTGAATATCACTGACCAGAGGTGAAGAACCAGAGTATGAAATCTCTTCCTGTTCCTTTGCGCTTACCGTGTACCCTGGAATAGTAACACGACGTCCACCAATTGCGATGTGTCCATGCGTGATGAACTGACGTGCCTGTTTTGGAGAACGAGCAAACCCGCGGCGATAGACCTGGGTCTGAAGTCTCCGGTCAAGCTGCTGCTCGACTTTTAATGCAAGCACATTATCGATGTCTGCGTTCTCTCCAAGCATTCCGGAGCGCTGCAGTGAACCAATAAGCTCTTCTTTCTTCCGCTCAACCCGAACCTGTTCTGAACCGGTTGACTGCAGAGCGATGATTTCACGTGCAGCTTTTCGGTATTTCCGGAGAGCTCCCTTGGCGATCCAGACTTCACGCTTGTTTCTGAGACCGTACTCAATAACAAGGCGGGTCTCTTCCTCAATACGGGAGAGTTCGAACGGACGCTTGGGTGTCTGGTACTGTTTATGGTTTTTACCTGGATAGCCCATGTTTCATCCCGCCTAGGCTTTCTTTCTCTTCACACCGACAATAAGGCCGGTTCTTCCGGTAGACTTGGTACGCTGACCACGGACTTTCTGACCTGTCTCATGTCTGATTCCACGGTATGCACGAATCTTCTTGAGAAGGTTGATATCATCATCAACGGTCATCGAGACATCTGCTCCAAGCAGATGGCGCTTTGCACCGGTGTAGAGGTCCTTGGGGCGGTTGGTCATCCAGACAGGAATCCGGTCAACATAGTTGCTGATAACTTCACGGATCCGGTCAACAGATGCTTCATCAAGTTTACCCATCAATACGTTCTTTTCAACACCTGCAGTTTCAGCAATGAACTTGGCAGTATGTCGTCCGACCCCTTTGATACCGGTCAGGGAAATAAGAACGGGCTTCGTCCCGTCAAGGTCGGTATTATGAACCCTGACAAAGTAGTTTATCTCCTGGTCATCCTGAGCCATGCAATGCCTCACTTCAGGGAATTGCCTGCGTGTCAGCGTTGAGGGAGGGATTTGAACCCCCGAGTCCCAAGGGACACAGGGTTAGCAACCCTGCGCCATACCTGGCTTGGCTACCTCAACATGCAAAATCGCATCATATCGACACTCGCAACAGAATATCTGCTGCTACAGGAATTGTG comes from Methanospirillum hungatei and encodes:
- a CDS encoding 50S ribosomal protein L18e, with the protein product MTRRNDKSNPRLAELIRLLKQTSRENEVEIWGDIASRLEKSRKNYAEVNVSKINRYAQEGETLIVPGKVLGSGVVEAGVTVAALSFSDAAVSKITGAKGQCISIEQLLSQNPKGSRTRILR
- a CDS encoding DNA-directed RNA polymerase subunit D, which translates into the protein MKIEFSSLEENAASFVLSDISIAFANALRRSMVSEVMAFAIEDVKIYDNTSALFDEILAHRLGLIPLVTDPDSYVPRSQCSCNGAGCPRCTVTLTMSVEGPGVVMSGDLISQDSVVRPAVDNIPIVKLEKNQKVVIEAQAYMERGMEHAKWSPTTVCGYKNYPIITPDERCDGCGLCVEVCPKEILQVKGSAIGVKDGALESCSLCRLCEQACLNSGIGDEPAIHIGMDDRRFLFTVESAGALPTVGIIKQGLLFLKNQSDELHDALSEIRG
- a CDS encoding 30S ribosomal protein S11, coding for MSEGKEKWGVAHIYASFNNTIITVTDLTGAETITKSSGGMVVKQDRNESSPYAAMQMAGNVAQAAREKGIVGLHVKVRAPGRGKQRSPGPGAQAAIRALARAGMRIGLIEDVTPVPHDSIRPKGGRRGRRV
- a CDS encoding 30S ribosomal protein S4, translated to MGYPGKNHKQYQTPKRPFELSRIEEETRLVIEYGLRNKREVWIAKGALRKYRKAAREIIALQSTGSEQVRVERKKEELIGSLQRSGMLGENADIDNVLALKVEQQLDRRLQTQVYRRGFARSPKQARQFITHGHIAIGGRRVTIPGYTVSAKEQEEISYSGSSPLVSDIHSERQRIAKVGR
- a CDS encoding 30S ribosomal protein S13, whose amino-acid sequence is MAQDDQEINYFVRVHNTDLDGTKPVLISLTGIKGVGRHTAKFIAETAGVEKNVLMGKLDEASVDRIREVISNYVDRIPVWMTNRPKDLYTGAKRHLLGADVSMTVDDDINLLKKIRAYRGIRHETGQKVRGQRTKSTGRTGLIVGVKRKKA